A region of the Mesoterricola sediminis genome:
GCGCCGATCTTTTCGTTCATCATTCCGCCATCCAGGATCGCGGCTTCCGCACCCTCACCGAGAACCAGCGCGTGAGCTTCGAGGTCGCCCAGGGCCAGAAGGGGCCCCAGGCCACCAACGTCGTGAAGCTGTAGCATCCGCGGATCGTTTCGCGGGGGGCGCCTGTGATGGGCGCCCCCTTTTTTTGGCATGAAATTAACATGATTGAACCCATCAAGGGCCCTGTCTAGGCTGGGTTCTGGGCGGACCCCCCGCCCGGGGATGGACACCATGACGGCTGGCTTCGTGAAATCCTTCAGTGCCCAGAAGGGCTTCGGATTCATCACCCCCGACGAGGGCGGCCCCGACATCTTCGTCCACCAGTCCGCCGTCCTGAAGGGCGGGATCCGGACCCTGGACGTGAACGCCCGCGTCCAGTTCGAGATCGCCCAGGGCGCCCGGGGCCCCCAGGCGACGATGGTGGTCCGCCTCTAGACGGGCGCCTGGGCCATGGACGGGAAGGCCGTCATCGCGTAGGATACGGTGATCACACGGATGCCGTTTTTCCCCAAGCGCGAGGTCCATGTCCATGCCGGCGCTCCCCCCAGGGCTCAATGAACCGCTCCAGCAGCGCCTGGCGCAGGTGCTCTACCGCTGCCTGGAGGACCTGGGCACCACCAAGGCCGCCTTCTACATGCTGGACCCGGCGACCCGGGGCTTCGACCTGGCCGTCCACTACGGGTGGCCCCGGAACATGCCGCCGCCGGCCCACCTTCCGCCCCTGGACCCCCTCCTGGTCATGGTGAGCCGCGAGAAGCGGGGACTCGCCGTGAACGACAGCCGGGGCTCCCGGGAACTCCAGGCCTTCTCCGCCGGATCCGAGCATCCGCGCTTCCACCTGGCCCCGGTCTACGACCGCGGCGAGTGGCGGGGCCTCCTGATCCAGCGCGACCCGCCCCGGGGCGGCGCCTTCGAGCCGGAACGGCAGGACCCCGTGATCCAGTCCATCTGCGAGGACTTCGTGGAAGCCCTCCGCACCCTCGGCCCCGCCGACGACCTGGAGACCTGGCCCGGCGACACCCCGGCCCTGGAGCCCCAGGCCACGGCCCAGGAGGAGGTCCCCGCCCTCCGCGTCCACGCCCCGCCCCCGGCGGCCCTGGCGCGCATCGAACCCGCCGCCGGCACCGGCACGGCGCCGGCCTGGGGCGGCACGGGCACGTCCGGATCGGCCACCGCCCTCGCGCGCACCTCGTCCCCCGGCGATCCGTTCAAGGAGATCCTGGCCGGCGACCCCGAGGCCTTCCTTCCGGAGCAGCAGACCTTCTTCTGGGAGACGGCGAACCTCCTCTGCCGGCTGGCCCCGTCCACGGCCGTGGCCCTCTGGCTCAGCGACCCCGCCGACGTGAGGCCCCTCCTCGCCTACAGCCGGTTCCCCCTCTCCAACGACCTGAAGCACCAGCTCATCGGCCAGACCCTGGCCCAGGTCTCCCGCCTGAAGCGCAAGGACATCCGCCTGCTCCTCAAGGCCGAATGGCCCGAGCGGGATCCCGTGGCCGGGCACTTCGCCACCGTCCTGCCCGTGTTCCTGGAGGAGGAGGTGGGCGAGGACAACCTGCTGATGCTGCTCCGCATCGAGGACCGCCCCTTCACGGCGCAGGAGCAGGAGGACGTTCGTCAGGTTTCCCGGATGCTCGGCTTCTACCTCCAGGAGGTCCGCCTCCACGAGCGCTACCACCAGGCCTTCCTCTCCGTCAGCCACCGGATCCTGTCCTCGGCGGAGGGCCGCCTTCCGGCCATCCGGGCGCACAGCGTGAACACGGCCGAGCGGAGCCGGGACCTGGCCCGCCGCCTGGAACTCTCCACCGCGGAGGTGGAGGCCGTCAGCATCTCGGCCATCCTCCACGACGTGGGCACCCTGCTCCTGGACTACCGGGTGCTGGACAAGCCGCGCCTGAGCTCCGAGGAGCTGGCCCAGGTGCGGACCCACCCCCTGCTGGCTTCCACCTTCCTCAAGGACCTGTACTTCCCCTTCAACGTCCTGGAGATCATCCGCCACCACCACGAGAACTGGGACGGATCGGGCTACCCCTCGGGCCTCCAGGGGGAGGCGATCCCCATCGGCAGCCGCATCATCCGCCTGGTCGAGGCCTACGAGATGATGACGTCCCCCACGCCGTACCGGGCTGCCAAGCCAGAGGACGAGGCCCTCGTCGAGATCCGGAAACTCTCCGGCACCCACTTCGATCCCGGCCTGGTGGCCGCCTTCCTGGACCTGCTGGGGCACTGAGGCGGCGCGGATCGCCCTTCCCTATCGCGGCCAGGCTCCTAGAATGGGTCAGGAGGGCCGGTCAGGCATGGCGCGTGGCGGGGACGAGCACAGAGGGTCGCGGGGCTTCATCCTGGCCATGCTGCTGGCGATCATCGTCGGCATGGGGATCCTCCTGACCGCCGTGCAGCCCACCCTCTCCACCGAGGTCCAGCGGGACCGCGAGGCGGAGCTGATCTTCCGGGGCCAGTCCATCGCCGGCGCCATCCGGGCCTACAAGGCGCGGACCGGGGGCTATCCCCTCAGCCTGGACGACCTGGGCAAGCTCCGGCCCCGGGTCATCCGCCAGATCTACACGGACCCCATGGTGGCCGACGGGGAATGGGAGCTCATCACCGCCGTCCAGCCCGGCGCCTCCGGCGACACCACGGGCCTGCCCATCGTCGGGGTGCGGAGCCGGTGCACGGACAACGCGTTCAAGATCTACAACGGCAAGACCCTCATCAGCGACTGGACCTTCTCCGCCACGGGCAACATGCTCGGCCTGGCCGGGCCCGCCGCCAACCTCCTGGCCGCCCCGGCCACCGGGACCCCCGGCAAGGACGCAACCGAGGCGCCGGCCAAGAGCGGCGACACCAAGTCCACCACCCCGTGACCCCGGAACGCCCCACGCCATGATCCGACGCGCCCTGCTCGCCCTGTGCCTCCTCCTCGCCCTGCCCGCGGCCGCCCTCGACCCCATGGGCGCCTGGGTCCAGCGCATGGAGGCCCGGAACATCCGCGCCTCCGCGGGCCTGTGGGACCTGGAGACGGGCCGGCTCCTGGAGGGCCACCAGATGGACCTCGCCCTGGTGCCCGCCAGCACCACCAAGGTCCTGTCCACCTACGCCCTCCTCAAGACCTGGAAGCCCAACTACCGGATCGAGACCGAGGTGTGGGGCGACCTGCGCGGCGACACCGTCGCCGGGGACCTGGTCTTCAAGGGGGCCGGGGACCCCTTCCTCACCGGCGAGCGCCTGTGGCTCCTCGCCGAGGAGCTGAAGGCCCGGGGGGTCCGCACCGTGTCCGGCAAGCTGCGCATCGACCAGGGCGCCTTCGACGACCAGCGCTACGGGAACGGCTGGGAGGGCACCTCCAGCAACACGACCCCGCCCATCCTCCCCTTCTCCGTGAATTTCAACAAGGAGGACGGCCGGCTGGTCAAGGACCCCGACCGCCTCGCCCTCGAAACCCTCGCCCGCACCCTGCGCCAGGCGGGCATCACCGTGGAGGGCGGCCCCTCCGGCTCGGAGGGCCGGCGCCTCCTCGCCTTCCCCTCCCTGCCCCTCCGGGACCTGGTGGGGGACATCAACAAGTTCTCCAACAACTTCATGATCGAGATGCTCGTCAAGCGCTTCGGCGGCGGCACCTGGACCCAGGGCATCCGGCAGATCCAGGCCTTCTACCAGACCATGCTGGACCTGGGTCCCGACAAGGTGGCCCTCACGGACGGCTCGGGCCTCTCCAAGGAGAACCACCTCTCCGCGCGGACCCTGGCCATCGTCCTCCGGGCCGCCTGGAACGACTTCGAGGTGGGCCCCGAAATGGTCGGCTCCCTGAAGATCATCGGGGGCGAGCCCTTCCGGCTCCACATCAAGGACCCGGACCTGGCCCGGCGCATCCGGTGCAAGACCGGGCATCTCAACGGCGTCACCAGCGTCTGCGGCTACCTGCAGATGCTGGACGGCCGCCGGCGGGTCTTCGCGGTCATCCTCAACGGCCCCTGCGCCGAAGCGGACGCCTGGGACCTCGTGCGCCGCTGGGCGAGCCAGGGCTAGGAGGCCGAGGCCAGCAGGTCGGCGAGGGACTGTTTCAGGCGCTTGAGATCGAAGGGCTTGCCCAGGTGGGGCAGGTTCGACGATTCCAGGAAGGCGCGGGTCTCGGGGTCGAAGGAGTCGCCGGTGGTGAAGAGGACGCGGCGGCTCATGGCCGGCTGGTGCTCCTGGATCCACCCGTAGAGCTGGATG
Encoded here:
- a CDS encoding D-alanyl-D-alanine carboxypeptidase/D-alanyl-D-alanine-endopeptidase; this encodes MIRRALLALCLLLALPAAALDPMGAWVQRMEARNIRASAGLWDLETGRLLEGHQMDLALVPASTTKVLSTYALLKTWKPNYRIETEVWGDLRGDTVAGDLVFKGAGDPFLTGERLWLLAEELKARGVRTVSGKLRIDQGAFDDQRYGNGWEGTSSNTTPPILPFSVNFNKEDGRLVKDPDRLALETLARTLRQAGITVEGGPSGSEGRRLLAFPSLPLRDLVGDINKFSNNFMIEMLVKRFGGGTWTQGIRQIQAFYQTMLDLGPDKVALTDGSGLSKENHLSARTLAIVLRAAWNDFEVGPEMVGSLKIIGGEPFRLHIKDPDLARRIRCKTGHLNGVTSVCGYLQMLDGRRRVFAVILNGPCAEADAWDLVRRWASQG
- a CDS encoding cold-shock protein — translated: MSEGTVKWFNAEKGYGFITPDGGGADLFVHHSAIQDRGFRTLTENQRVSFEVAQGQKGPQATNVVKL
- a CDS encoding type II secretion system protein produces the protein MARGGDEHRGSRGFILAMLLAIIVGMGILLTAVQPTLSTEVQRDREAELIFRGQSIAGAIRAYKARTGGYPLSLDDLGKLRPRVIRQIYTDPMVADGEWELITAVQPGASGDTTGLPIVGVRSRCTDNAFKIYNGKTLISDWTFSATGNMLGLAGPAANLLAAPATGTPGKDATEAPAKSGDTKSTTP
- a CDS encoding HD-GYP domain-containing protein, which translates into the protein MSMPALPPGLNEPLQQRLAQVLYRCLEDLGTTKAAFYMLDPATRGFDLAVHYGWPRNMPPPAHLPPLDPLLVMVSREKRGLAVNDSRGSRELQAFSAGSEHPRFHLAPVYDRGEWRGLLIQRDPPRGGAFEPERQDPVIQSICEDFVEALRTLGPADDLETWPGDTPALEPQATAQEEVPALRVHAPPPAALARIEPAAGTGTAPAWGGTGTSGSATALARTSSPGDPFKEILAGDPEAFLPEQQTFFWETANLLCRLAPSTAVALWLSDPADVRPLLAYSRFPLSNDLKHQLIGQTLAQVSRLKRKDIRLLLKAEWPERDPVAGHFATVLPVFLEEEVGEDNLLMLLRIEDRPFTAQEQEDVRQVSRMLGFYLQEVRLHERYHQAFLSVSHRILSSAEGRLPAIRAHSVNTAERSRDLARRLELSTAEVEAVSISAILHDVGTLLLDYRVLDKPRLSSEELAQVRTHPLLASTFLKDLYFPFNVLEIIRHHHENWDGSGYPSGLQGEAIPIGSRIIRLVEAYEMMTSPTPYRAAKPEDEALVEIRKLSGTHFDPGLVAAFLDLLGH
- a CDS encoding cold-shock protein encodes the protein MTAGFVKSFSAQKGFGFITPDEGGPDIFVHQSAVLKGGIRTLDVNARVQFEIAQGARGPQATMVVRL